aaTTTCAGAATCTCGCGCTATGATCTAAAAAATCTAGTGAGGTCTTTGAGCGTACGATTagagaatagttactgtagcatattaattatcatcattagattcgtcgtgaaaaattacaccatctctgaaaattttttacaaatttacTTCATTTATTATTTCATGTATAAAAAATTCTCCCAAAGCATAGTGCAGCGTAGCGTGAATCAAACGGGCCAGAATGCAGCCGAGCGTGAGttcagttcagacttcagagaagCGCCTGGGGTAGCAGCGCCCTTCCGCTTTGAGtgcagggttaaccatttcgttttccggtcaaatcccggtgtttagcggaaacggaattccgttccgaaatttcggtaaatttcggcgaatttcgttgaatttcggtcgaaatttgttgaattttgaatttgaaaacgaaatataccgaaaaataccgaaatttcgaatcccggtaactagcgggaacgaaaaattttccgaaatttcgccgaaattgttaaccctgtTTGAGTGTCGCGTGCGCCCGGTCCGAGGTGTCGCGTCGATGACGCGTTCGTGCTGACCTGGCAGACAAGGTGGAGATTTAAGAGGTGATGTGGCAGCCCAGTTCGGCCCACAAAGAGGTATAGGAGCAAGCCCAGCACGGGAAAATGCTCAGCCGTttttattcttcttctttttttttctttttgatgatGATCCTCGTCGATGGTTTACTATGTTTTAACTTTTCCAACAACCTTTTTACTAATTGTAAAATGTCCTTGGTGTCAGAATGTTTTAGCCGTTATTAGGCCGGCGTCAGGCTGCCCAACATTTCTATGTAAAAATAAGGTAAAATAGTCAATTTCATCCCTCAATTTTTCCACCAAGGTTTAAATTTATCCTTGAACTATGAAATGGACCAATTTAGTCTTAAACTTTTTACTTATGCTCAATTAGAGTGATGTGGCGCACCTAGGTGTATACCAACAACCGATTCAATTGGTATACTAACTCATAATTCAGTAACGTAGCTAAAATAAATTTGATCTTGGTCTATGAACAAAAAGTTTACACTTTTGTTTATTTgaaacatttttattttttgttgaaCCATATTTTTATGAGACATCGAATGTGAGGAAAAAGCATAGGTAAAAAAGAGTCTATTTTGTTATGCCTATTGAGTCACTTTTACATCACCCATTGTTGACTATGCATGCCAACATGGCATGCCATGTAGGACCAAAGATGAGATAAATTTAAACCTGAGACAAAAGTTTCAAAATAAAATTGGTCAATTTCATATATAGTTGAGGGATAAATCTAAAACAGAGACAAAAGTTGAGGGATCAAATAGACTATTTTGCCTAAAAATGCTCAGAGTCAGAGGATCCTTACATCTAAAAATCTCACAAATGGGGCGGACCTCTACTTGTATATACAGAACAGAGAATACATATTGTGAATCGATATCTTCCGTATTTCTTTCTTAATAGAATGATGCATAACTCTCCtgcatattttttaaaaaaaacaaacaactaAAGTGAGTTGTTTGATCCactcaaaattttatttatacgAATGagatttttttggggggggagAGCATTACATGTGGAACCACAAATGTGATGGAAGGTCAAAAAAACAAATGGTTCGTTTTTTAAACAGGCATGTTTTCCTTCACAAAAGCCTACAACACTCGAGTCTGTAACTCCGTATATACAGGTACAAGCATAGGTGATTTTCTGATCCTGATACCAAACGCAAAATGTCACTGACAAAAAAACATAAAAAGAAAATTGAAACCAAATACTCCTATGGAAGTACAGTGATGACCCAAacctcagagagagagagagagagagagagagagagagagagagagagagagagagagagagctactACAAAGTATAAACTGTGCAAAAGGAACCCAAAATTCAAAGCTATGCACAAATTCTGAAGGAGCAGGGCTGGTCTCACAGCCAGCCGTTCAACGCCAATCAATCTGGCTCACCAGAGTCCCCCATCTTCGACCCGAGGTACCAAACCCTGGCGATGCCGATCCCCGTCGGCGTCTGCCTCGCCGCCTTGCGACAGGAAGACGAAGCCGTGGCCGGCCAGCATCTGCTCCCGCAGGTTCTTGATGGCCTCGTACCTCTCCGCGTCCTCGTCCAGGTCCTTGGTGCTGGCCCCGTCGTCGCTGCGCACGTCGTCCCACTCCTGCAGCTCCAGCGCATCTCCCGTGCCCTGAGATCTCGCGCCGCATTCCGTTCCTCTGTCCGAAAGCGAGCCGTGCACTGACGCCGCGTTCTTGGCCGTCGTCGCCCTGGAGGTGGTCTTGTAGCTCCAGCTGTTGCCGTCCATGTGGAGCTCGATGTCGCTGCCTTCCGAGCCACCATCGCCTTCACCGTCATCGTTGCCATTCTCACCTTGTCCGGTGGTCTTGTCTGTGACTACGCGGTCGATGCCGTCGACGCCGAATTCAGACGCGAGGACCAGCTGCAACGACCGGTGATCATCGGCGGTATGCTGGCCTTCGCCGTGGAAAGGCGATTCTTGACGGTCCtccttgctgctgctggtgcccaAGAAGGCCTCGAGCTCTTGGCGCAGGCGGTCGACGGCGGCGTTCTTCTCCTCGAACTGGATCCTCGCCTCGGCCAGCTTCATCCGGACCCGCTCCTCGCGCAGCTCGTCGGCGAGCTGCAGCATCTCCCGCTCCCTCTCCAGCTCCTCCCGCGCGGCATCCCGCctgagctcctcctcctcctcctccgccaccgcgccgccgacgtcccTGGCAAGCTCGTCGCACACCTTCTCCAGCCGCGCCCTGGCCGCCCTCTCGCGCTCCAGCTCCCGCGTGGCCGCCCGCAGCGACGCCTCGGCGTCCGCCAGCGCCTCGGCCAGCTTCCTGCCCACCcgctcggcgcgccgccgcgagcggcGCTCGCCGTCCAGCTCCGAGGCGACcagccgcgcggccgccgcggccttctCCCTGTGCCGGGCCTTCCACGCGCGCACCTCCTCCGCGAGCTGCCTCCGCAGGCGGTggtggtgctcctcctcctcgccgccgccgtggtgccGCCTCgcgagccgccgcgcgcgcccgcgcgcGGCGTCGAGCTCGGAGCGCAGCGCGGCGAGGAGCGACGCCGCGGTGGGGCCGAGCGCGCCGGCGGGGCCCAGCACGTTGGCCAGGACCCTGACGAGCTCGGCGGACGCCGTGAGGCTGTGGCACAGGTcctgcgccagcgccgccccgtCGCCGCCCGGACGTGCCGGGGTGCGGCCCTGAGGACATGTGCGCACCTGAAAAATGGATGGAACAGAGATCGTCTCATAAAAATCTTCAGATTACCGCAGTCTGTCAGTAAGCATGCCTGCATTCTGTCAGTGAACGTGCCGAGCTACTGCATGTGCTTGATTAGAGTTGATCTAGATCACCATTTGAAGGACAATGGCGAGTACAAGTGcaggatgattttttttttgagatctcAAGTGCAGGATGATGAGAAGGAACAGTGGCCTGATTAGTCGCCTGCCGCCGACAGACAGACGGTCAGAAGCAGCTGAGGCTGTGGtggccctcttcttcttcaacgGGCTGTAGCTGTACCCATTGACAAACAAGTTTCAACCAACCGAACAACAAACCCTGACAACCGCCGGATCTGCCACCTCAGCTTGCCAACACAAGGCGCTTCAAAATTAACCGCCAAATCattcgcgccgccgcgccgtgcagAGCTAGAAACTAGAAAAAGCATCCAGGCCAGTTGGTGTCCAACGGCGGATCCGCCGCTGCTAACACCAAACAGGCTAGGCTGCTAGAAATGCGATGCGATGCGCATCGCATCGGCAGGTGGACGAACGAATAAACAAGGCCCGGTTGCGGTTGGTGTGCAGCCGGTGGAGCAAGTGGACAAAGATCGCATGTGGCTATCGCAAGGGGGATGCGATGCAAATGCAACGCATCACTGGAAATGCTGCAGAGCTAACCTGCAGATTTTCAGAATGCAGAGCTAACCTGCAGACTGCAATTGGCATCCAGAATGCAGAGCTAGCATTGCCATTGTGAAGGTACAGCAGCATCCTAGCTACTCGATCTGAATAATAAGGAGTGTCGAACTCACCTCCACTGTACCGCCATTGCTCATGACATCTGAGAACCACTGGCCATGGGCATGACCATTGTGCCAGCTCCTCTGTTCTTCATCATCCTTCATAGTCTTGCTCTTTCTCCTCGAAATCTTGGAGAACTGCACGAGGGAATCAATGTCAGGATGTGGATGAGACCATGAACGATCGCCGCAGAAAACGAGCAGCCGATGGCACGGTGACGGGGCGCTCACCTCCAGAGACGCGCTGCGCTGTTGGTCCGAgcaccggcgggcggcggccgcgtcccacccgatctcttcctcctcctcgaacACGCCCTCGTCCCCCTTGTTGAGCTGCCAGAGCGCGCTGACGAGCTTCCGCGCCGACGCCGCGGACCGCGTCTCGACGTCGGCGTGGCCGTGGCGGCCGTGCCGGTTCCACGACGACTCCGacatcctcctctccctcccgctgctcgcgcacggcgacgcgccggtgccggcgccgcctcccttcCGGTGGCCGACCAGCCGCACGCCTCGCTTCAGCCTCAGCGTCCTCCTCTGGCGGTCCGGCGACGCGCCCGACGGCGACACGGCGCAGCGCTTGCGGATCTTGGTGGCAGCGGCGGAAGCTCCTCCTGTCACGGTCAGCTCAGCGGCGTCTTCCCTCAGCATCGCAGTCCTGGATTCAGACACCAGCCGGTAAAGACGATGGCTTCTTCTCGCCACGAGCAGCATTGCTTACACAAGAACCAACCAGTAAATGGAATGCTTTCACATCAAAGATCAAAGGCCATAACAAGAATCGACCTGAATATAAACAGCAAGGGAAACAAAGCAGCAAAAGGATGCGGGGCTAATCATGTTCTCCGATTCACATCGGGATTTGGGTCCTGTTTTTGCTCAACAGCGACGGCGCTGCCAGCTCTTCTATTCGATGGGATCAGGATGCAGGATTCAGATAAACAGTGCCATCACATCCAGCCAACCGATCAAAGGGCGGGGGAAAGGAAAAGCTAAAAGGGCAGTGACTCGGATGGAGGCAGCTTTGGTGGTAGAAGGAACAAGAAGCACGCGAAAGAAGATGGAGGATCTATCTCTGTCTCTCCTTTGAACAGGGGAAAGCTACGGCGGATTCTAGTCCCGGATACCGATAAAAATTCAGAGATAATACGCCTCGAAATGCAGCAAATACGTCTAGTAAACCAACGGCAATGCCAGGAAGTACGAGATCGAAGGAACCGAGGAGACGTACTCCAGCAAAAGATTGCCGAGTTCTTACAGAACCAAGAAAGCAAAGATACACTAGTAGGAACCAGAGATCACAGCAGGACCACCACAGGTTGTCAGGTTCAGAAATGAGTTCAAAGTAACTGTACAAAAATCAACAAGACATCCAAGAAAAATAAGAAACCTGCACGGAACTCTGTGCCAAGATAGGCCAAACTACATGTATgacaaaattttcagagcaatgCAGTACGCCAAGAAACACAACAGCAGCAGCTTCCAATCCAGGTACATAAATAAAACTGGAACTCTATGAATGGAGGGACAGGTCGGAGTTGTACCCATGGAAGAGGAGGAACGGCGAGCGCTAGCGTGATGGATCTCTCCTTTGGTAATGGTAGCAGTAGGATCACCCAACTCTTGCGTGTCAATCTGCAACTGTCGTCTGTGCAGAGACGATGGCACGCAGCAGGACACACGAGCGGGGCAGGAGGACGGAGGAGACAGGCAGAGGTGATGGACTGATGGGTGTGTGGGGAAGGGTGCGTGCTTGTGTGTGTGGATCGTTCAAATCATGGGCGCCGTTGGCGGCATGCAGATTGGGAGCAGCACGCGTGAGCTGTCTGGGTGTTGCATATGATTGGGGATTCGATGCCCGCCGCTTGTCTGCGGGGGTTGCCTGGCTACGAATTCCAAGGGGGAGAAAGCAGAAGCTCCCATGGGGCCATGGCGAGAGATCAAATAATGCAAGCTCTGGTTCATTTGGGGGAAgggccatgtttagtttccaaaaaattagacattatttattaagTAATAACGAAATATGCTACGGTACCAAAATCAACAACTTTTCATCAATGGCCTGAAGAGTGGCCAGCAGCCAGACTGACTCGTGCATTGAACTAGCACAGTTTTAAGGGGGCAGATACAGGTTAACAGTCGATTACTGGTATGGAATATATTGAATCAACCATAATTTGGACTCCGATAAAAAAAAACCCCCATAATTTGGACTCTCTTATTGTTAGGTGTGTTCTCACAAAACTACATTTTGCATGTTCAACTTATTATCACAAAACTCCAAATTTAACGCATCTGTTCTTCCAGCTGGATAGTTTGCACGAGCACCTGCTACACACCTTTGCAGCTGCTCAAGTATTTTCTCCCAAGAAATCGTTCATTTCTTCTCTTGTGCTGGTCGGTTGATCCACGAAAGTCTGTCTTTGTCCTTTTTTGCAGTATGGCACAGCCACAGTTGAGGGCTTTCCGTTCCTGCTGCAAGGTCATGTCCAGAAATCGGCCGCGTCTAATCCGATCCCTAACGATTTGGAAAATCAGGTTAACCAAACAATACTACTCCCTtggttccaaattataaatcattacaaaatcttagagagtcaaaccatctcaaagtttgactaaaattatagagagaaatataaaaatttatgacatcaaataggtgcactatgaaaatatagctaacaaagaatctaagtATACTTAACTGgtattataaatattattatcttgtcatataaatttagTTAAACTTGAtaaattttgactctccaaaattcttgaaataacttataatttgaaacggagggagtagttactGGCGCATCAGCCGCATTAGTTCATTCATTCAGTCCCCCGACATCAGCAGCTGCGTCAATCctcaggccgtgtttagatcagGGGAGGtgtaaacacaaaaaatttTTGCGTGTGAATCTttccaatttgaagtactaaatgaagtctatttataaaactttttgcacagatgggttgtaaatcgcgagacgaatctaatgatactaattaattcatgattaatcaataattagcggatggttactgtagcatcactgttgcaaatcatggattaagtaggttcattaaatgcgtctcgcgatttacagcacaaccatgtaaaaagttttataaatagacttcatttagtacttcaaattaacaaaattcctttttactttaatgcgtttacgacttttttatgtttacggggtgggatctaaacacaccctcagtCCTCTCGTCGCCACCACGGGAGCAGAAAACAATGCCGCTAGCTAGCCTGCACATGGGGGAGGGCGGAGCCGGAGCGGCACAACGAGCTCCTCTTTTGGTGCTGTCACACCCCCACCCGCGCGGCGGCATCGGCCTGCGCCGGCGCGGCACAGGTGGACGCCCCCCGGAGGATCGGGCGGCATGTGCTCCCGGATCTCAAGCTGGCGATCCAGCGTGGAGGCCCCCGGAGGGGATCGGAGCATCAGCAGACATGCATGCAGCCGCCGAGCACGAGTCTCCCTCGGGCCGCGCgcgcgtctcctccggccggGGTCCGAGATCCCTTCGATCCCATGTGGATGGGGTGCCGCGCGCCCGGCACGGCGACGTTGTGGCGGCCGCGCACGTCGCCGGCCGTTGGACGACGGCTTGGAGTCGATGCATTCTCCTCTGCTTGCTTCTGTTTTTTTGTTTGGGTACTGTTGGgatccgggggggggggggggggggggcgcagcGTGATGAATGCAGATCCGGATGGAACGTTCGGATGGTAGGAGATGGACAGATAGATCACAGATGGTGGGTGCGAGGCCATGAAGGTGGTGGTAGGCCAAGCAAGCACTCACATGACTGCTACGTGAGGGCGGCGTGCACTGTTCTTGCGGCAGCGACCAACCATCCACGGCGATGCGCGTCATCTTCCGGTGAGATTCAGAAATAACGACTTGGGTAAGCTGCAAaaaagggaggggggggggggcaaagtACATGCGGTTTTGCTATTATAAGCACCATGATGGCGTgatattttctctttcttttctgctTTTTTTGAAATGGACATTTTTTTTAGAGAGAGAAGAAGCGCTATGAATGATCTCCTGAAGCTCACGTCTGACACGGCGTTTCTTGGGCTATCGGAAGTGGGCTGTGCTGAGATTTTTGTACCCTGTTCGGGCTATGCCTGGGTCCTGCGAGGGCCGTGCCAGGTTTTGTATTGGGCCTAAATAGATATGGAATGGGCCCGAAACGACCCAAACGCAATTCAAGACCAgcagcggttttttcttttttatatttaaaataaattaaaatttcaaaaatatatgtccgttttggaaaatttcaaaaatataccccggtcgccctcccatagggcgacaggcccaaagtgtaattttttttcttcaaatttgcaacgaagtcactggagaaaaaaaagggggcctgtcgccccccccccacgggcgacaggggcctttcgcccgttgggggggcgacagggccccTCCCCCGCCGTATGCCGCCGTTCCCTTTgtgatttgagcctaaaaattcagaaaaaaagccAGCCCTAGCCGCCAtttcctttgtcatttgagcctaaaaatttatgaaaaaaactggagtggttgccgtgttttcacatctttttgaaatggtggaagtgcactgctattgggtcacaTATGTTTGGTCAAAGAATGCGATATTTGGGAAttccgtgatcgccgtgctgagcagtgggaacttgtgatctcgtactcgcagctagatacactatagttcctattttgagctattcgaacgtgtagtcgtcctcatcgtcggcaggatctcggccgctaactcctaccgcacctaacttgtccttcattaaatcacggaaaaaaatcgcaagaacttccattatttcacgagcattatggaacccccaaacataacaagttcacatcaatagtatctatagaaacaaatgacaagtaaactagcacaatcataaacatcggatacaaataagaggtccacaactatctcattacaaataaatatcagatatatctaaccacccctagggcgtcggaccctcttagccctctgctgggcacggacatggccctcggagtaggtgagaacatccggagacctcacctgtcgctcaggacgcgcaaggggctgcggtgtctgctgctgagagatcccaagtggtgctcctcctagctgtgaataccccaagacatcggggtcaccttgcgcggcaggctcttctggagacaagctgtcgaagtcgtctaaggtgaaggtctcgttatctggtcgaaaggaggaagaagaaggtccagcgccggcatcggggtagaatcctacgcaaaaaatgtggatgttagcgtacgctcgtatattttgtcatgacatgtagaaaccgaaatacgaaacataaactaacctgtgtaggccggtatctgtggccccggtaccatccctggatacggtccgccaactggtgctgtccctctaaacattccagtatggccgaacgcagtagctggatcgtatcctgtatgtgatattagtaaatatgtaggaacacttgatctaattttaaagagatatgtacgttacctgcacttgggaagaactgcgacgtcggcccgtgcacggtcgacggacacgggaacgacgacgaggcctgagacgacccgtggctgtcttcgtactgcacacgggttccgaagttgtgcgctacctgacgcaactgatcacgctgcctcaaccatgcctctgtctgctcaaactgggtcattggggatccggcacgtaccctcgtcaagtaagtcgagcaatccgtctccatcatgttgcaaaggcgaagctgcatcaattcagtaaaggtacagttagaaacacatgaattatcttatgaatatgattatatatatatatatgtatatatatatatatgcaaatatgatcaagagactcaccgcgccagctagtgcctccacgtggtgccgggcatagccatccggaggcctcgcctggtgtggctgcgggtgagtgtcaacaaaaaccagacgagcccgagtccggggtaagtaccaggtgaggtaagccctaaacgagctatctgtgtgtggtcctgttggatggaccaagtgctcgtctgcctgttcccattggtcctgttcgccgctttccttctcctcactcctctctttttttctggatttttggtggaattttcggactcaaatgaggagggaaggagagggttGGAGTTATATAGGGGGGGtgtaccccggtcgcccgaggggggcgacaggctccccctgtcgcccgcggggggggggggggggggggggggggggcgacaggcccccctgccgcgctgGTGGGCCGGGCCCattggtcgcccgagggggggtgacagccccccttttttttctctccagggacttcgttgcaaatttgaagaaaaaaaattacactttgggcctgtcgccctaagggagggcgaccggggtatatttttgaaattttccaaaacggacatatatttttgaaattttaatttttttaaatataaaaaagaaaaaaccgcagaCCAGCACGAGGCTTATGGCAGCCCAGCAGACACGATGAAGCCCTCTAGAAAAGAACATTGAACTGAAAATGgcgttttttttaattttgtattttttttaaaaaaaatttacagaaatatatttttggtttcaggttttgcagttctatacccctaccgcccggcagggggacggcagggggcctaccgtccggcagggaggcggtagggacctatatgtaaataaaaataaatttattttgcggcggcaggccccctgcc
This window of the Panicum virgatum strain AP13 chromosome 1K, P.virgatum_v5, whole genome shotgun sequence genome carries:
- the LOC120702639 gene encoding uncharacterized protein LOC120702639 isoform X2; this translates as MLREDAAELTVTGGASAAATKIRKRCAVSPSGASPDRQRRTLRLKRGVRLVGHRKGGGAGTGASPCASSGRERRMSESSWNRHGRHGHADVETRSAASARKLVSALWQLNKGDEGVFEEEEEIGWDAAAARRCSDQQRSASLEFSKISRRKSKTMKDDEEQRSWHNGHAHGQWFSDVMSNGGTVEVRTCPQGRTPARPGGDGAALAQDLCHSLTASAELVRVLANVLGPAGALGPTAASLLAALRSELDAARGRARRLARRHHGGGEEEEHHHRLRRQLAEEVRAWKARHREKAAAAARLVASELDGERRSRRRAERVGRKLAEALADAEASLRAATRELERERAARARLEKVCDELARDVGGAVAEEEEEELRRDAAREELEREREMLQLADELREERVRMKLAEARIQFEEKNAAVDRLRQELEAFLGTSSSKEDRQESPFHGEGQHTADDHRSLQLVLASEFGVDGIDRVVTDKTTGQGENGNDDGEGDGGSEGSDIELHMDGNSWSYKTTSRATTAKNAASVHGSLSDRGTECGARSQGTGDALELQEWDDVRSDDGASTKDLDEDAERYEAIKNLREQMLAGHGFVFLSQGGEADADGDRHRQGLVPRVEDGGLW
- the LOC120702639 gene encoding uncharacterized protein LOC120702639 isoform X1, which codes for MLLVARRSHRLYRLVSESRTAMLREDAAELTVTGGASAAATKIRKRCAVSPSGASPDRQRRTLRLKRGVRLVGHRKGGGAGTGASPCASSGRERRMSESSWNRHGRHGHADVETRSAASARKLVSALWQLNKGDEGVFEEEEEIGWDAAAARRCSDQQRSASLEFSKISRRKSKTMKDDEEQRSWHNGHAHGQWFSDVMSNGGTVEVRTCPQGRTPARPGGDGAALAQDLCHSLTASAELVRVLANVLGPAGALGPTAASLLAALRSELDAARGRARRLARRHHGGGEEEEHHHRLRRQLAEEVRAWKARHREKAAAAARLVASELDGERRSRRRAERVGRKLAEALADAEASLRAATRELERERAARARLEKVCDELARDVGGAVAEEEEEELRRDAAREELEREREMLQLADELREERVRMKLAEARIQFEEKNAAVDRLRQELEAFLGTSSSKEDRQESPFHGEGQHTADDHRSLQLVLASEFGVDGIDRVVTDKTTGQGENGNDDGEGDGGSEGSDIELHMDGNSWSYKTTSRATTAKNAASVHGSLSDRGTECGARSQGTGDALELQEWDDVRSDDGASTKDLDEDAERYEAIKNLREQMLAGHGFVFLSQGGEADADGDRHRQGLVPRVEDGGLW